One window of the Ananas comosus cultivar F153 linkage group 21, ASM154086v1, whole genome shotgun sequence genome contains the following:
- the LOC109726875 gene encoding E3 ubiquitin-protein ligase MIB2-like yields the protein MAQQSCFFPLRWESTGDQWWYASPIDWAAANGHYELVRELILLDANLLIKLTSLRRIRRLETVWDDDDGGARFAGVAKCRAAVARSLFHECEGKSQKNSLIRAGYGGWLLYTAASAGDVGFARRLLDKNPLLVFGEGEYGITDIFYAAARGKNSELFRLLLEFAVSPRCSTADDGSGGSAGDSDFRREVVNRAAHAAARGGSLEVLRELLEKCPDVLEFRDVQGCTVLHAASGCGQTEVVKYLVASFDMINARDNQGNTALHVASFRGHLSVVEALIAASPSLLLLKNDAGDTFLHMAAAGFRTPGFRRLDRQMELMKQLICGKFIDLNEIINIKNHEGRTIFHVAVIDNLHPNLVELLMSIRSIDLNVRDNDGMTPLDLLRQHPRSASSEILIKQLISAGGISNFRNQIAKSAIASQLRMQGSGNSPGTSFKISDAEIIFYTGIVEKMETSGRPSSCSSTTNKSELAHLSTNGEGHKILEKGENSVNKAANRLKILLRWPHRKETKIGAPKKPGDNDSLDSLKRFSQSVDNNTPTPLRQRFSKPTSLLNNKRTLAVRNSMLSSPSTKKKYTAGLMHGVIQAMPHLANTPRASSNSFSRASMSSPPSVKSKGICLDSETTGDVASCSNSAVNSNNMMDNSMNKSGFTNSGVKKHYLCFGSRGLAVEEGSSTGQRIIQTFKRSLLSVA from the exons ATGGCGCAGCAGTCCTGCTTCTTCCCCCTGCGGTGGGAGAGCACGGGGGACCAGTGGTGGTACGCGTCGCCGATCGACTGGGCGGCGGCGAACGGCCACTACGAGCTGGTGCGCGAGCTCATCCTCCTCGACGCCAACCTCCTCATCAAGCTCACCTCGCTCCGCCGCATCCGCCGCCTCGAGACCGTCtgggacgacgacgacggcggcgcgCGCTTCGCCGGCGTCGCCAAATGCCGCGCGGCCGTCGCGCGCAGCCTCTTCCACGAATGCGAGGGCAAGAGCCAGAAGAATTCCCTGATCAGGGCAGGCTACGGCGGGTGGCTCCTCTACACCGCGGCTTCGGCCGGGGACGTCGGGTTCGCCCGCCGGCTGCTCGACAAAAATCCCCTGCTGGTTTTCGGGGAAGGGGAGTACGGCATTACCGATATATTCTACGCGGCCGCGAGGGGGAAGAATTCCGAACTTTTCAGGCTCCTGCTCGAATTCGCCGTCTCGCCGCGGTGCTCGACGGCGGACGACGGATCGGGCGGCAGCGCCGGTGATTCGGATTTCAGGCGGGAGGTGGTGAACAGGGCAGCGCACGCGGCGGCTAGAGGGGGAAGTCTGGAGGTGCTGAGAGAGCTACTTGAGAAATGTCCGGACGTCTTGGAGTTCAGGGATGTTCAGGGATGTACCGTCTTGCATGCCGCCTCCGGCTGCGGCCAGACTGAG GTTGTCAAGTATCTAGTGGCTTCTTTTGACATGATAAACGCTAGAGACAATCAGGGCAACACAGCGCTACATGTAGCATCCTTTCGCGGACACTTATCAGTTGTCGAGGCCTTAATTGCGGCGTCTCCCTCATTGTTACTGTTGAAAAATGATGCCGGGGATACTTTTCTTCATATGGCAGCGGCCGGCTTTAGAACCCCTGGGTTTCGGAGGCTCGACCGCCAAATGGAACTCATGAAGCAACTCATCTGTGGAAAATTTATCGATTTAAACGAAATTATCAATATCAAGAATCACGAGGGGAGGACCATCTTTCACGTGGCTGTGATTGATAATTTACACCCGAACCTCGTCGAACTCTTAATGAGCATCCGATCGATTGACCTCAATGTTCGCGATAATGATGGAATGACCCCATTAGATCTGCTTAGACAACACCCTCGGTCGGCATCATCTGAGATACTGATCAAGCAGTTGATCTCTGCGGGCGGAATCTCAAATTTCAGGAACCAAATTGCGAAATCGGCCATCGCTTCGCAACTAAGGATGCAAGGAAGTGGGAACAGTCCTGGTACTTCTTTTAAGATTTCAGATGCAGAGATTATTTTCTACACGGGTATAGTCGAGAAAATGGAAACAAGTGGAAGGCCTAGTTCGTGCTCAAGTACTACTAACAAGAGTGAACTTGCCCATCTTAGCACAAATGGCGAAGGACATAAGATTTTGGAAAAAGGTGAGAATTCGGTAAATAAAGCAGCGAATCGACTGAAGATTCTGCTAAGGTGGCCTCATCGAAAGGAAACGAAAATTGGGGCGCCAAAAAAACCGGGAGATAATGACTCGTTGGATTCATTGAAGAGATTTAGCCAAAGTGTGGATAATAACACCCCTACTCCCTTACGACAGCGTTTCTCGAAGCCAACTTCACTTCTCAACAATAAAAGAACTCTCGCAGTTCGAAATTCAATGCTAAGTAGTCCGTCCACGAAAAAGAAGTACACTGCGGGACTAATGCACGGTGTGATTCAAGCCATGCCCCATCTGGCTAACACTCCGCGAGCATCATCTAACTCTTTCTCGAGGGCGTCGATGTCTTCTCCACCCTCAGTTAAGAGTAAAGGCATTTGCTTGGATAGTGAAACAACTGGCGACGTCGCCTCTTGTTCGAATTCGGCAGTAAATAGTAATAACATGATGGATAACTCAATGAATAAATCTGGTTTTACGAATAGCGGAGTCAAGAAACACTACTTATGTTTTGGGTCACGAGGATTAGCCGTCGAGGAGGGTTCATCTACTGGGCAACGAATCATTCAGACGTTCAAGCGGTCGCTTCTCTCAGTGGCCTAA